One region of Cucurbita pepo subsp. pepo cultivar mu-cu-16 chromosome LG03, ASM280686v2, whole genome shotgun sequence genomic DNA includes:
- the LOC111790207 gene encoding uncharacterized protein LOC111790207 isoform X2, whose product MATTRNNAGNDGDDFRYLVVRPEKGGIRDVFRCWAWPDGDGGRRFFEGSEVGVFGAMVLGRRWVIVVSILIRKVIAALAKPMEWTGNVVEFSLNLLSMNGNISGLFCNIVRGEVVVPQRGTDTFISTIGLLDGRMNLLNEEQILEGATDSVYEERGFRLEMGNRTLMDLCIMASKLSYENEKMHFVGFYNCWNDFLKDSSTQVFILCDKPKDANLILISFRGTEPFDADDWCTDFDYSWYEIPEVGKIHIGFLEALGLGNRNDANSFKGHHKLSSISSDLSNIEQDRLHPSLDSEQFDAVTPEMVQLSAYYAVKLKLRRLLMEHKNAKFVVTGHSLGGALAVLFPTVLVLHKEMEIMDRLLGVYTFGQPRIGDKQLAQFMEAHLMKPIPRYFRVVYCNDLVPRLPYDDKAFFYKHFGVCLYYDSLFTENEVDEESNKNFFGIRYLIPEYLNALWELIRSLLMGYTYGAEYREGWFCLLLRVIGLALPGISAHCLTNYIDSVRLGKKKNSL is encoded by the exons ATGGCTACTACCCGTAACAATGCTGGTAACGACGGCGATGATTTTAGATACCTTGTTGTGCGGCCGGAGAAGGGTGGAATCAGAGACGTTTTCCGGTGTTGGGCTTGGCCGGATGGCGATGGTGGACGGAGATTCTTCGAGGGCTCCGAGGTGGGTGTTTTTGGTGCGATGGTTTTGGGACGCAGGTGGGTCATAGTGGTGTCGATTTTGATTCGAAAAGTGATAGCCGCTCTGGCGAAACCAATGGAATGGACTGGCAATGTGGTGGAATTCAGTCTCAATCTTCTGTCTATGAATGGCAATATCTCGGGATTGTTCTGCAACATCGTGCGCG GTGAAGTGGTAGTGCCACAGAGGGGCACAGACACATTTATCAGCACCATTGGGCTGTTAGATGGGCGAATGAATCTattaaatgaagaacaaattctTGAAGGAGCTACTGATTCTGTTTATGAAGAAAGAGGCTTCAGACTTGAAATGGGCAATCGGACTCTAATGGACCTTTGCATCATGGCTTCAAAACTATCCTACGAGAATGAAAAG ATGCATTTCGTGGGATTCTACAATTGCTGGAATG ATTTCCTAAAGGACAGCTCTACGCAGGTGTTCATACTGTGTGATAAGCCTAAAGACGCCAATCTGATATTGATCAGCTTCAGGGGCACAGAACCTTTTGATGCAGATGACTGGTGCACTGATTTTGACTACTCTTGGTATGAGATCCCGGAAGTTGGGAAGATTCACATAGGCTTCTTAGAAGCTCTTGGTTTGGGCAACAGAAATGATGCCAACAGCTTCAAAGGTCACCATAAGTTAAGCTCCATTTCTTCAGACCTTTCCAACATTGAACAGGATAGATTACATCCATCTTTGGACTCTGAACAGTTCGACGCGGTTACGCCCGAAATGGTGCAGTTGTCTGCATACTATGCAGTGAAACTTAAGCTCAGGAGATTGCTTATGGAGCATAAAAATGCGAAGTTTGTGGTCACTGGTCATAGTTTAGGCGGGGCGCTTGCAGTTCTGTTCCCTACAGTTCTGGTGCTGCATAAGGAAATGGAAATAATGGACAGGCTATTAGGTGTATATACATTTGGGCAGCCTAGGATCGGCGACAAGCAACTGGCGCAGTTCATGGAGGCTCATTTGATGAAGCCTATTCCAAGGTACTTCAGGGTTGTCTACTGCAATGACCTTGTACCTAGGCTGCCTTACGACGATAAAGCTTTTTTCTATAAGCATTTTGGGGTTTGTCTATACTACGACAGCCTATTCACTGAGAAT GAAGTAGATGAGGAATCGAACAAGAACTTCTTTGGGATTAGATACCTGATACCGGAATATCTCAATGCTTTATGGGAGCTGATCAGAAGCTTGCTGATGGGCTACACATATGGAGCTGAGTACAGGGAGGGATGGTTTTGCTTATTGCTAAGGGTAATAGGACTGGCACTTCCTGGCATTTCTGCTCATTGCCTCACAAATTATATCGACTCTGTGAGGCTTGGTAAGAAGAAGAACTCTCTTTGA
- the LOC111790207 gene encoding uncharacterized protein LOC111790207 isoform X1: protein MATTRNNAGNDGDDFRYLVVRPEKGGIRDVFRCWAWPDGDGGRRFFEGSEVGVFGAMVLGRRWVIVVSILIRKVIAALAKPMEWTGNVVEFSLNLLSMNGNISGLFCNIVRGEVVVPQRGTDTFISTIGLLDGRMNLLNEEQILEGATDSVYEERGFRLEMGNRTLMDLCIMASKLSYENEKVIQNVVLRRWKMHFVGFYNCWNDFLKDSSTQVFILCDKPKDANLILISFRGTEPFDADDWCTDFDYSWYEIPEVGKIHIGFLEALGLGNRNDANSFKGHHKLSSISSDLSNIEQDRLHPSLDSEQFDAVTPEMVQLSAYYAVKLKLRRLLMEHKNAKFVVTGHSLGGALAVLFPTVLVLHKEMEIMDRLLGVYTFGQPRIGDKQLAQFMEAHLMKPIPRYFRVVYCNDLVPRLPYDDKAFFYKHFGVCLYYDSLFTENEVDEESNKNFFGIRYLIPEYLNALWELIRSLLMGYTYGAEYREGWFCLLLRVIGLALPGISAHCLTNYIDSVRLGKKKNSL from the exons ATGGCTACTACCCGTAACAATGCTGGTAACGACGGCGATGATTTTAGATACCTTGTTGTGCGGCCGGAGAAGGGTGGAATCAGAGACGTTTTCCGGTGTTGGGCTTGGCCGGATGGCGATGGTGGACGGAGATTCTTCGAGGGCTCCGAGGTGGGTGTTTTTGGTGCGATGGTTTTGGGACGCAGGTGGGTCATAGTGGTGTCGATTTTGATTCGAAAAGTGATAGCCGCTCTGGCGAAACCAATGGAATGGACTGGCAATGTGGTGGAATTCAGTCTCAATCTTCTGTCTATGAATGGCAATATCTCGGGATTGTTCTGCAACATCGTGCGCG GTGAAGTGGTAGTGCCACAGAGGGGCACAGACACATTTATCAGCACCATTGGGCTGTTAGATGGGCGAATGAATCTattaaatgaagaacaaattctTGAAGGAGCTACTGATTCTGTTTATGAAGAAAGAGGCTTCAGACTTGAAATGGGCAATCGGACTCTAATGGACCTTTGCATCATGGCTTCAAAACTATCCTACGAGAATGAAAAGGTCATTCAGAATGTTGTTCTTCGCCGCTGGAAG ATGCATTTCGTGGGATTCTACAATTGCTGGAATG ATTTCCTAAAGGACAGCTCTACGCAGGTGTTCATACTGTGTGATAAGCCTAAAGACGCCAATCTGATATTGATCAGCTTCAGGGGCACAGAACCTTTTGATGCAGATGACTGGTGCACTGATTTTGACTACTCTTGGTATGAGATCCCGGAAGTTGGGAAGATTCACATAGGCTTCTTAGAAGCTCTTGGTTTGGGCAACAGAAATGATGCCAACAGCTTCAAAGGTCACCATAAGTTAAGCTCCATTTCTTCAGACCTTTCCAACATTGAACAGGATAGATTACATCCATCTTTGGACTCTGAACAGTTCGACGCGGTTACGCCCGAAATGGTGCAGTTGTCTGCATACTATGCAGTGAAACTTAAGCTCAGGAGATTGCTTATGGAGCATAAAAATGCGAAGTTTGTGGTCACTGGTCATAGTTTAGGCGGGGCGCTTGCAGTTCTGTTCCCTACAGTTCTGGTGCTGCATAAGGAAATGGAAATAATGGACAGGCTATTAGGTGTATATACATTTGGGCAGCCTAGGATCGGCGACAAGCAACTGGCGCAGTTCATGGAGGCTCATTTGATGAAGCCTATTCCAAGGTACTTCAGGGTTGTCTACTGCAATGACCTTGTACCTAGGCTGCCTTACGACGATAAAGCTTTTTTCTATAAGCATTTTGGGGTTTGTCTATACTACGACAGCCTATTCACTGAGAAT GAAGTAGATGAGGAATCGAACAAGAACTTCTTTGGGATTAGATACCTGATACCGGAATATCTCAATGCTTTATGGGAGCTGATCAGAAGCTTGCTGATGGGCTACACATATGGAGCTGAGTACAGGGAGGGATGGTTTTGCTTATTGCTAAGGGTAATAGGACTGGCACTTCCTGGCATTTCTGCTCATTGCCTCACAAATTATATCGACTCTGTGAGGCTTGGTAAGAAGAAGAACTCTCTTTGA
- the LOC111790208 gene encoding vacuolar cation/proton exchanger 2-like gives MGSTEEKTNYLSDEGTPLKSPPVAKNVSHSFDCETGPVRSSPDVTRWWKTNNIRIRPLRSAYIVLVRAKINVLLPFGPLAILLHYLTGKHGWVFFFTLLGIAPLAERLGYATEQLAFYTGPTVGGLLNATFGNATEMIISIYALKSGMIRVVQQSLLGSILSNMLLVLGCAFFTGGIVHHKVQVFNKGSAVVNSGLLLMAVMGTTFPAVLHFTHTELHSGESALSLSRFSSCIMLIAYASYLFFQLKSQQDLYGPLDEVVEDEVEDDSEIYAWEAIGWLAILTVWVSILSGYLVDAIQGASESLNLPVAFISVILLPIVGNAAEHASAIMFAMKDKLDITLGVAIGSSTQISMFVIPFCVVVGWCMGEPMDLNFKLFETATLFITVLVVAFMLQEGTSNYFKGLMLILCYLIVAASFFVHIDPTNDND, from the exons ATGGGATCAACAGAGGAGAAAACAAATTACCTATCAGATGAAGGAACTCCGTTGAAGTCCCCACCGGTCGCGAAAAACGTATCGCATAGCTTCGATTGCGAGACGGGTCCTGTTCGTTCTTCCCCAGATGTTACAAGATGGTGGAAGACTAACAACATTCGTATTAGACCTCTTAGAAGTGCTTATATAGTGTTAGTTAGAGCAAAGATCAACGTGTTACTACCTTTTGGTCCTTTGGCTATTCTGCTACATTACTTGACCGGAAAGCAT GGATGGGTCTTCTTTTTCACTCTACTTGGAATTGCACCCTTGGCAGAGCGTCTCGGTTATGCAACCGA GCAGCTTGCCTTCTACACTGGACCAACAG TTGGCGGTCTTTTGAATGCAACATTTGGAAATGCTACCgaaatgattatatcaatttatGCGTTAAAGAGTGGGATGATTAGGGTGGTTCAACAGTCATTACTGGGTTCAATCTTGTCAAATATGCTCCTTGTTCTTGGTTGTGCGTTCTTTACTGGTGGGATTGTTCATCATAAGGTGCAGGTTTTCAATAAG GGTTCTGCTGTTGTTAATTCAGGATTGTTGTTGATGGCTGTTATGGGAACAACTTTTCCGGCTGTTCTTCATTTCACCCACACAGAACTTCATTCTGGAGAGTCAGCACTATCTCTTTCAAGATTTAGCAGTTGTATCATGTTAATTGCATATGCAAGCTACCTTTTCTTTCAACTTAAAAGTCAGCAGGATCTCTATGGTCCTCTTGATGAG GTAGTTGAAGATGAAGTTGAGGATGATTCTGAGATTTATGCTTGGGAAGCAATTGGATGGCTTGCTATCTTGACTGTATGGGTATCTATTTTATCTGGATATCTTGTTGATGCTATCCAG GGAGCATCTGAATCATTGAATTTGCCGGTAGCTTTTATTAGTGTAATTTTGTTGCCAATTGTTGGAAATGCTGCTGAACATGCAAGTGCAATCATGTTTGCCATGAAGGATAAGCTT GACATCACCCTTGGAGTTGCTATTGGGTCGTCGACACAAATATCCATGTTTGTG ATCCCGTTTTGCGTGGTTGTTGGATGGTGCATGGGGGAACCAATGGACTTGAACTTTAAACTCTTTGAGACAGCAACTTTGTTCATCACTGTTCTAGTGGTGGCCTTTATGTTGCAG GAGGGGACATCCAATTATTTCAAAGGTCTAATGCTTATTCTATGCTACCTCATAGTGGCAGCCAGCTTTTTTGTACACATTGACCCTACTAATG ATAATGACTAA
- the LOC111790209 gene encoding mitogen-activated protein kinase kinase 5-like, translating to MRPLQPPQGVNPTTDRPRRRPNLTLPLPQRDNTSLAVPLPLPPTSSNAAPPSTSQLHNGNRPPDPLPQQHQPFSLADFERVSRIGSGCGGTVYKVIHRPSGRVYALKVIYGNHEDAVRLQMGREVKILRDVDNPYVVKCHDMFDHNGEIQVLLEYMDRGSLEGTHIPQEHHLSDLARQILSGLAYLHSRRIVHRDIKPSNLLINSRRQVKIADFGVGRILEQTMDPCNSSVGTIAYMSPERINSDLNQGQYNGYAGDIWSFGVSILEFYLGRFPLAVERPGDWASLMCAICMAQPPEAPPTASSEFRHFIACCLQREARRRWTAAALLEHPFITTKNGANQYQNQPAHHQNLRQLLPPPPLHPSSLS from the coding sequence ATGAGACCGCTCCAGCCGCCACAGGGTGTGAATCCGACCACCGATCGTCCTCGTCGCCGTCCCAATCTAACTCTTCCTCTTCCGCAGCGGGACAATACGTCTTTGGCGGTTCCTCTCCCTTTGCCTCCTACCTCCTCCAACGCTGCGCCTCCTTCCACCAGTCAACTTCACAACGGCAACCGCCCGCCGGATCCTCTTCCTCAGCAGCATCAGCCTTTTAGCCTTGCGGACTTCGAGAGAGTGAGCCGAATCGGAAGTGGATGTGGAGGTACCGTCTACAAAGTGATTCACCGACCTTCTGGCCGCGTCTATGCTCTCAAGGTTATTTATGGTAACCATGAGGATGCGGTTAGGCTCCAGATGGGCCGAGAGGTCAAGATCCTTCGCGACGTTGACAATCCCTATGTGGTCAAGTGCCATGATATGTTCGATCATAACGGGGAAATCCAGGTTCTCCTTGAGTACATGGATCGGGGCTCTTTGGAAGGAACGCATATCCCTCAGGAGCACCATCTCTCTGATTTGGCTCGCCAGATTCTTAGTGGCCTCGCCTATCTCCATAGCCGCCGCATCGTCCATCGCGACATCAAGCCTTCGAATCTCCTCATCAATTCCCGAAGGCAGGTTAAGATCGCTGATTTCGGCGTCGGTCGAATCTTGGAACAGACTATGGATCCTTGCAATTCCTCGGTTGGAACTATTGCGTACATGAGCCCTGAGAGAATCAATTCCGATCTAAATCAGGGCCAGTACAATGGCTATGCTGGGGACATTTGGAGCTTTGGGGTTAGCATATTGGAATTCTATCTCGGACGGTTTCCTCTCGCTGTCGAGAGGCCTGGGGATTGGGCGAGCTTGATGTGCGCTATATGTATGGCTCAGCCACCGGAGGCGCCGCCAACTGCTTCGTCGGAGTTTCGCCACTTCATTGCCTGTTGTTTGCAGAGAGAGGCTCGGAGAAGATGGACTGCAGCTGCATTACTGGAACATCCGTTCATAACGACGAAAAATGGAGCGAATCAATACCAGAATCAGCCGGCTCATCACCAGAATCTTCGTCAACTGTTACCTCCTCCGCCCCTTCATCCTTCCAGCCTTTCCTGA